In the genome of Prevotella sp. HUN102, one region contains:
- a CDS encoding HU family DNA-binding protein, whose product MAFYKKVQMKVNGKWYPKSILVGSAITTEQISKRVAAESTVSPADVRAVLTALGGVMGDYMAQGRSVKLDGIGSFYFTAATNKNGVATEKEVTAALINGVRVRFIPETRFRGGGTRATGGGRRAVRGLTDVDIEWEEWKGKVTSEDSESSTEGGEDLNP is encoded by the coding sequence ATGGCATTCTACAAGAAAGTACAGATGAAAGTGAACGGCAAGTGGTATCCCAAATCCATTCTCGTAGGCTCTGCCATCACGACGGAGCAAATTTCCAAGCGCGTGGCAGCCGAATCGACGGTAAGCCCCGCCGATGTGCGTGCCGTGCTCACAGCATTGGGCGGAGTAATGGGCGACTATATGGCGCAGGGCCGCTCGGTAAAATTAGATGGTATCGGCTCTTTCTACTTCACGGCGGCGACGAACAAGAACGGTGTGGCAACAGAAAAGGAAGTAACCGCTGCGCTCATCAATGGGGTGCGCGTGCGCTTCATTCCCGAAACCCGATTCCGTGGCGGTGGCACAAGAGCCACAGGTGGCGGTCGCCGTGCCGTGCGTGGCCTGACCGACGTGGACATCGAATGGGAGGAATGGAAAGGCAAGGTCACTTCGGAGGATTCCGAATCATCAACGGAGGGTGGAGAAGATCTCAACCCATAA
- a CDS encoding ATP-binding protein, with product MMILKIYKPIIHLFYQIKSLPPDNILSFPLQDMLGSIRKRIKRISFHIKLVASYVLVVLLTGGIVCIKAGEWSCFRSMESLPPLLELRDSLPEQEMPIQTGLYLYTGNRNSLPIRGGHAIVIGSLTAGVICVLSASYIFIYRHFLCLEKTLLEKEKCIREHRILLETHKKIILSVSHYIRSPLNVISGSAELAMSACCKEEHDRYLANIRERCLHILHLLNGLLDIYRLKEEKATVNAIPFHLSDLLDRTVTCAVQMAKDRNLVFVHTFKSTDVTLIGDADRIEEIIDNLLTNAMKYTCRGRVVFRAVYSKGKLEVEIRDTGIGMDKKTMERIFVPFERCDNAGKEEGYGLGLTITKGLVILMGGRISVTSKQGKGSSFRVSLPLPKTDLPVNNGMSGEDDRPLLLPHHVLVIDDDTLQLEMVREMLERNGVSCTAYSSTSEFSAAIRRQDYDVLLSDIRMSGTDGFSLLELLRKSNLQNSRQLPVIAMSARGDFSREDIMARGFSGCVFKPFSSNELLRSLSSVAQQTCCADFTPLTRGTTDKCGILQKLIASSRKDIADLRRAMKEADREALREIVHRIRPLWELMRRECKLQYYHEMLKGMGTDSNTVNTCTENIIIEIRKLIADTEKELERIRHEKENTDSGRQCGTCQYTERVAVGERL from the coding sequence ATGATGATACTCAAGATTTATAAACCCATAATACATTTATTTTATCAGATAAAAAGCCTGCCACCCGACAATATTCTTTCGTTTCCCTTGCAGGATATGCTTGGGAGCATCAGAAAACGCATAAAGAGAATTTCCTTCCACATCAAGCTTGTTGCTAGTTATGTGCTTGTCGTACTTCTCACCGGCGGCATCGTCTGCATCAAGGCAGGGGAATGGAGCTGTTTCAGGAGTATGGAATCATTGCCGCCGCTATTGGAGCTACGCGACAGCCTGCCGGAGCAGGAAATGCCGATACAGACGGGACTGTACCTATATACCGGCAACAGAAACTCCTTGCCCATACGTGGCGGTCATGCCATAGTCATAGGCAGCCTGACAGCCGGCGTAATTTGTGTTCTTTCGGCATCATACATTTTTATATACCGGCATTTCCTCTGTTTGGAAAAGACACTGCTCGAAAAGGAAAAGTGCATACGGGAGCACCGCATATTGCTGGAAACGCACAAGAAAATAATCCTCTCCGTCTCTCATTACATCCGCAGTCCGCTGAATGTCATCAGCGGAAGTGCCGAACTCGCCATGAGCGCATGCTGCAAGGAAGAACACGACAGATATCTTGCAAATATAAGGGAACGCTGCCTGCATATCCTGCATCTACTGAACGGTCTGCTGGACATATACAGGCTGAAGGAGGAAAAGGCAACGGTAAATGCAATCCCCTTCCATTTGTCGGACTTGTTGGACAGGACTGTGACATGTGCCGTACAGATGGCCAAGGACAGGAATTTGGTTTTCGTTCATACCTTCAAGTCAACGGATGTAACACTGATAGGAGACGCGGACCGTATAGAGGAAATCATAGACAATCTGCTGACCAACGCCATGAAATATACCTGTCGCGGAAGGGTTGTATTCCGGGCTGTATATTCCAAAGGAAAACTGGAAGTGGAAATACGGGACACGGGAATCGGAATGGACAAGAAGACGATGGAGAGAATCTTCGTTCCTTTCGAGCGATGCGACAATGCCGGGAAAGAGGAAGGCTATGGCCTTGGACTGACCATAACGAAAGGACTCGTAATTCTCATGGGAGGCAGAATCAGCGTCACAAGCAAACAGGGGAAAGGCTCATCCTTCAGGGTTTCCCTGCCGCTTCCAAAAACGGACCTCCCTGTGAACAACGGCATGTCGGGAGAAGATGACAGGCCGTTGCTTCTTCCGCATCACGTGCTGGTTATTGACGACGACACCCTACAGCTTGAGATGGTCAGGGAGATGCTGGAACGAAACGGTGTTTCCTGTACGGCATACAGCAGCACATCGGAGTTTTCCGCCGCCATACGCCGGCAAGACTACGACGTACTGCTGAGCGACATACGGATGTCGGGAACGGATGGCTTTTCCCTGCTGGAACTTCTGCGAAAATCGAACCTGCAGAACTCAAGGCAACTTCCCGTGATAGCCATGAGTGCGCGGGGAGACTTCTCGCGGGAAGACATCATGGCAAGAGGCTTCTCCGGCTGTGTGTTCAAGCCTTTTTCTTCCAACGAACTGCTGCGAAGCCTCTCTTCTGTGGCACAGCAGACATGCTGTGCCGATTTTACTCCTCTGACACGCGGAACGACGGACAAGTGCGGTATCCTGCAAAAACTGATAGCAAGTTCAAGGAAAGACATCGCAGACCTGAGACGTGCCATGAAAGAGGCTGACAGGGAGGCGTTGCGCGAGATTGTGCACAGGATACGCCCCTTGTGGGAACTGATGCGGCGGGAATGCAAGCTGCAATACTACCACGAGATGCTCAAGGGCATGGGCACGGACAGCAATACCGTCAATACCTGCACGGAAAATATCATCATTGAGATACGAAAACTTATAGCTGATACGGAAAAGGAACTGGAAAGGATAAGACATGAGAAAGAAAATACTGATAGTGGAAGACAATGTGGCACTTGCCAATATACAGAAAGAGTGGCTGTGGGCGAACGGCTTTGA
- a CDS encoding helix-turn-helix domain-containing protein, translated as MEIISMDLRTFDTLMERVRRIEERAGLLLEKQADVGIKKWLDSQDVCELLGISKRTLQSYREKGLIACSYIRHKAFYRPEDVERMLESSYHPKK; from the coding sequence ATGGAAATTATAAGCATGGATTTAAGAACCTTCGACACCCTGATGGAGCGTGTGCGCAGAATAGAGGAAAGGGCAGGCCTCCTTTTGGAGAAACAAGCGGATGTGGGGATCAAGAAATGGCTGGACAGCCAGGATGTATGCGAGCTGCTCGGCATATCCAAGCGTACTTTGCAGTCATACAGGGAAAAAGGGCTGATAGCCTGCAGCTATATCCGCCATAAGGCTTTTTACAGGCCGGAGGATGTGGAGAGAATGTTGGAATCATCGTATCACCCCAAAAAATAA
- a CDS encoding cation diffusion facilitator family transporter translates to METIHIERTKQEKRIRLVVLFTFVVMVAEMAVGFLSHSMALVADGIHMGSHVLLVGLNWAAYVLVRRLESRQSENYDSDKILKLSAFTSGILLMIMAFVIILEGFGVLHGHEHHDHDAQMSNFGFALGVAIVSLIANVICAFALRDRQGEGDYNSKAAYLHLLSDVLTKFGAIIGIVSAWLWDITWVDAAVAIVSALVVIRWAVRLLWETGRALTASSHS, encoded by the coding sequence TTGGAAACGATTCATATAGAGAGGACAAAACAGGAGAAGCGCATCCGGCTCGTGGTGCTCTTCACGTTCGTGGTAATGGTGGCAGAAATGGCAGTCGGTTTCCTGTCGCATTCTATGGCTTTGGTGGCAGACGGTATCCATATGGGGTCGCACGTGCTCTTGGTAGGGCTTAACTGGGCAGCCTATGTGCTTGTGAGGAGACTGGAAAGCCGACAGTCGGAGAACTACGACAGCGACAAGATCCTGAAACTTTCGGCATTCACGAGTGGAATCCTGCTGATGATAATGGCATTCGTGATTATTTTAGAGGGTTTCGGGGTGTTGCACGGGCACGAGCATCACGACCACGACGCCCAGATGTCGAACTTTGGTTTTGCATTGGGGGTGGCAATAGTTAGCCTGATAGCCAACGTTATCTGTGCTTTTGCGCTGCGCGACAGACAAGGAGAGGGCGACTACAACAGCAAGGCAGCCTACCTGCACCTGCTTTCCGATGTGCTGACAAAGTTTGGAGCCATCATCGGAATTGTTTCTGCGTGGCTTTGGGATATCACTTGGGTGGATGCTGCCGTAGCCATCGTTTCGGCATTGGTGGTTATTCGCTGGGCTGTGAGGCTGTTGTGGGAAACGGGTAGGGCACTCACGGCTTCTTCGCATTCCTGA
- the rlmH gene encoding 23S rRNA (pseudouridine(1915)-N(3))-methyltransferase RlmH, with the protein MKVTLLLVGKTQNEHFIAGIKDYVSRIGHYLPFTITTIPELKNTRKLSEEQQKTREGELILKEVQSSDTLVLLDEHGKEFRSVEYALWLQKKQNTAKRLVFIIGGPYGFSEDVYKRANEKISLSKMTFSHQMVRLIFVEQLYRACTIIKGEPYHHE; encoded by the coding sequence ATGAAAGTTACGCTGCTACTGGTCGGAAAGACTCAAAACGAGCATTTCATCGCAGGGATAAAGGACTATGTTTCGCGCATAGGGCATTATCTCCCGTTTACCATTACCACCATTCCCGAACTGAAGAACACCAGAAAACTGTCTGAAGAACAGCAGAAGACCCGCGAGGGCGAACTGATTCTGAAAGAAGTGCAGTCCTCAGACACATTGGTGCTTCTCGACGAGCACGGCAAGGAGTTCCGTTCCGTGGAATATGCGCTGTGGCTTCAGAAAAAGCAGAACACGGCAAAGCGACTGGTCTTCATTATCGGTGGTCCTTACGGCTTTTCGGAAGATGTCTATAAGCGTGCCAATGAGAAAATATCGCTTTCCAAGATGACTTTCTCCCATCAGATGGTGCGCCTTATCTTCGTTGAACAGTTATACAGAGCCTGCACCATCATAAAAGGCGAGCCGTATCATCACGAGTAA
- a CDS encoding helix-turn-helix domain-containing protein, translated as MSHYFIDRNDPRIMDLLRRLSNVEKALDRLEPDIRKSFRGDRFVNDEELSRLLKVSRRTLHEYRMERILPYYQMQGKVLYRESEIQEFLESIHRKSMDGEEWI; from the coding sequence ATGAGTCATTATTTCATAGACAGGAATGACCCTCGGATAATGGATCTGCTCCGTCGCCTGTCCAATGTGGAAAAGGCACTGGACAGGCTGGAGCCGGACATTCGGAAAAGTTTCAGGGGAGACCGGTTCGTCAATGATGAGGAACTGTCCCGCCTGCTGAAAGTGAGCCGCCGGACGCTTCACGAATACCGCATGGAAAGAATACTTCCGTACTACCAGATGCAGGGAAAGGTACTTTACCGGGAGTCGGAGATTCAGGAATTTCTGGAGAGTATTCATAGGAAAAGCATGGACGGCGAGGAGTGGATTTGA
- a CDS encoding sigma-54 dependent transcriptional regulator — protein sequence MRKKILIVEDNVALANIQKEWLWANGFEVMTAIDEPAAKKWIEKMEFDLILADVRLPRGNGISLLEWMIREGKAVPYVIMTEYASFPDAVKSIKLGAKDYLPKPVYRERLLELVAEQVKALSVMQSEQREYFRRPGLKAREAEHLARLVAPFDLSVLILGENGTGKEEIAKSIHFNSPRKHRPFVAVNCGAIPRELSASLFFGHKKGAFTGADRSEEGYFETARGGTLFLDEIGTLPYETQSALLRVLQENAYLPIGGNRERTADVRIVAATNEDMEEAIGKRFFREDLYHRLCEFEIRLPPLRECKEDILPLAEFFRKKFSGELRKETAGFTKEAERLLLTHSWSGNIRELRNRVRRAVLVSESSRITEKNLGIAMIPPSPKIEPEQFVPLRDARLEKDSIIKALEICRGNKTQAARLLNVNPTTLYRKINKYRIE from the coding sequence ATGAGAAAGAAAATACTGATAGTGGAAGACAATGTGGCACTTGCCAATATACAGAAAGAGTGGCTGTGGGCGAACGGCTTTGAGGTGATGACGGCCATAGACGAGCCTGCTGCAAAAAAGTGGATAGAGAAGATGGAGTTCGATCTGATTCTGGCAGACGTTCGGTTGCCGAGGGGAAACGGAATATCTCTGCTCGAATGGATGATCAGAGAAGGAAAAGCCGTACCTTACGTCATCATGACCGAATATGCCTCCTTTCCGGATGCGGTGAAATCCATCAAGCTCGGAGCAAAGGACTATCTTCCAAAGCCCGTATACAGGGAACGCCTGCTGGAACTGGTAGCCGAACAGGTTAAGGCGCTTTCCGTCATGCAGTCGGAACAGAGGGAATATTTCAGGCGTCCCGGCCTGAAGGCAAGGGAGGCGGAACACCTTGCCAGGCTGGTGGCGCCCTTTGACCTGTCCGTACTGATACTCGGTGAAAACGGAACGGGAAAGGAGGAAATAGCCAAGAGCATACATTTCAACAGTCCAAGGAAACATCGCCCATTCGTTGCCGTGAACTGCGGGGCCATACCCCGTGAACTGTCGGCTTCCCTGTTCTTCGGGCATAAGAAAGGGGCATTTACGGGCGCGGACAGGAGCGAGGAGGGATATTTTGAAACGGCAAGAGGCGGTACGCTGTTCCTTGACGAGATAGGGACACTTCCCTACGAAACCCAGTCGGCACTGCTGAGAGTGCTTCAGGAGAACGCGTACCTCCCCATCGGCGGGAACAGGGAGCGGACAGCAGATGTGCGTATCGTGGCGGCAACGAATGAGGACATGGAGGAAGCTATTGGAAAGCGGTTCTTCAGAGAGGACCTGTATCACCGCCTGTGTGAGTTTGAGATACGGCTGCCGCCCCTGCGGGAATGTAAGGAGGACATCCTCCCGCTTGCGGAGTTTTTCAGAAAGAAATTCTCCGGCGAACTGAGAAAGGAAACGGCCGGGTTCACGAAAGAGGCTGAACGGCTTTTGCTCACACATTCGTGGAGCGGTAACATCAGAGAGCTCAGGAACAGAGTCAGGCGTGCCGTCTTGGTTTCGGAAAGTTCCCGTATCACGGAAAAGAATCTGGGAATAGCCATGATTCCGCCATCCCCAAAGATAGAACCGGAGCAGTTTGTCCCATTGAGGGATGCCCGGCTGGAAAAAGACTCCATCATAAAGGCTCTTGAAATATGCAGGGGTAACAAGACACAGGCGGCAAGACTCCTGAATGTCAATCCCACTACGCTGTATCGAAAGATAAACAAGTACAGGATTGAATGA
- a CDS encoding Cof-type HAD-IIB family hydrolase, translating into MAIKAAFFDIDGTLVSFKTHEIPKSTIDAIAKAKENGVKIYISTGRPVAIINNIGAIEHLIDGYITFNGAYCFVGDEDIVVKPIPKEDVLAMIEDASRRNYSVIVCGKKDIAIHNYREIFTKIFVEDLGVTNIDIRKPIDSLLESPILQLTPFFSSESEAHIMPDMPHCVSARWHPDFTDITVKGADKGNALRTMAAHLGYKIGECIAFGDGGNDVSILQSAGIGVAMGNASKEVKAKADYITTSVDEDGIRNALQHFGVID; encoded by the coding sequence ATGGCAATCAAGGCAGCATTCTTCGATATAGACGGTACGCTAGTGTCGTTCAAGACGCACGAAATACCAAAGTCTACCATCGATGCCATCGCAAAGGCGAAGGAAAACGGCGTGAAGATTTATATCTCCACCGGTCGTCCTGTTGCCATTATCAACAACATCGGGGCGATAGAGCACCTCATCGACGGCTACATCACGTTCAATGGAGCGTATTGTTTCGTAGGCGACGAAGATATAGTCGTAAAACCCATTCCGAAGGAAGACGTTCTGGCAATGATTGAGGACGCAAGCAGGCGCAATTACAGTGTGATTGTGTGCGGAAAGAAAGACATCGCCATCCACAATTACAGGGAGATATTCACTAAAATATTCGTGGAAGATCTCGGGGTAACGAATATCGACATCAGAAAACCGATTGATTCCCTGCTCGAAAGTCCAATTCTTCAGCTCACGCCTTTCTTTTCTTCCGAGTCGGAAGCACATATTATGCCCGATATGCCTCATTGTGTTTCGGCGCGATGGCATCCCGATTTCACGGACATTACGGTGAAAGGTGCCGACAAGGGCAATGCGTTGCGCACTATGGCAGCGCATTTAGGCTATAAAATAGGAGAGTGCATTGCATTCGGCGACGGAGGAAACGACGTTTCCATTCTGCAATCGGCGGGCATCGGGGTGGCAATGGGCAATGCCAGTAAGGAAGTCAAGGCGAAAGCCGACTATATCACTACTTCGGTAGACGAAGACGGCATTAGAAATGCCTTGCAGCATTTCGGCGTGATAGACTGA
- a CDS encoding helix-turn-helix domain-containing protein, producing the protein MIQMETVQKMFLQIMGRFDNVDRTLERMNKVKDCLDGDTLLENHDLCRLLGVTKRTLARYRQKKLIRYYMIDGRTYYKASEIGDFLKSKGKELPVKKGE; encoded by the coding sequence ATGATACAGATGGAAACCGTACAGAAGATGTTCCTTCAGATAATGGGACGCTTCGACAATGTGGACCGGACACTGGAGCGCATGAACAAGGTCAAGGACTGCCTTGACGGCGACACGCTGCTGGAGAATCATGACCTGTGCCGTCTGCTCGGCGTGACCAAGCGGACGCTGGCGCGCTACCGGCAGAAAAAACTGATACGCTATTACATGATAGACGGACGCACTTACTACAAGGCGTCTGAAATTGGCGATTTCCTTAAAAGCAAGGGGAAGGAACTGCCTGTAAAGAAAGGAGAGTAA
- a CDS encoding site-specific integrase, which translates to MKQSDVRLSFYLKKSEINEEGRCPIMVQLAVGRNSRSSFSAKLSAPLKLWVSGRVKGKSIVALEINRRLDELRASALNIHRELAAVHQRVTADDVKCRLLGMAEGQVTLLSYFESFLDKFDGRIGINRCRTSAKSYHYAYKKLSVFLRHQYRLSDISFTALDRSFIEKYDTYLRTDCHLAPGSIILLTTRLNTVIGEAIADGIITANPFCGYKPKRPVYKRKYLTSDELHRLMTTPLHSDVMYLVRDMFLFSCFTGISFGDMRRLSVEHLERSMDGRLRIRSMRKKTGVVYEVPLLELPLHIIDKYRDAAPDGRLLPMYNNSDMNRYLKRIAVLCGIERRIVFHMARHTYATEITLSHGVPLETVSRMLGHTRITTTQIYAKVTDDKIDTDTKLLNDRIAECFPVVI; encoded by the coding sequence ATGAAACAAAGTGATGTAAGGCTCTCGTTCTACCTCAAAAAGAGCGAAATCAACGAAGAGGGGCGATGTCCCATCATGGTACAACTTGCCGTGGGCAGAAATTCCAGAAGTTCGTTCAGTGCCAAGCTGTCGGCTCCATTAAAACTCTGGGTGTCCGGACGCGTGAAAGGAAAAAGCATCGTCGCGTTGGAAATCAACAGACGATTGGATGAACTCAGGGCCTCCGCCCTCAATATCCACAGGGAACTGGCAGCGGTCCATCAGAGGGTTACTGCCGATGACGTGAAATGCCGCTTGTTGGGCATGGCGGAAGGACAAGTAACCCTGCTGTCGTATTTTGAATCCTTTCTTGACAAGTTTGACGGGCGCATTGGGATAAACAGATGTAGGACAAGCGCAAAATCCTACCATTATGCCTACAAGAAACTCTCTGTCTTTCTACGACACCAATACAGGTTGTCGGACATCTCGTTTACCGCCCTTGACCGTTCCTTTATAGAGAAATATGACACATATCTGCGGACAGACTGCCATCTTGCACCCGGAAGCATCATTTTATTGACCACCCGTCTGAACACCGTCATCGGCGAGGCTATCGCTGACGGCATCATCACGGCCAATCCTTTCTGCGGATATAAGCCAAAGCGTCCTGTCTATAAGAGAAAGTACCTGACGTCAGATGAACTGCACCGGCTTATGACAACGCCCCTGCACAGCGACGTGATGTATCTTGTACGGGACATGTTCCTGTTTTCCTGCTTTACGGGAATATCCTTTGGTGATATGCGCCGCCTGTCCGTGGAGCATTTGGAAAGAAGCATGGACGGAAGGCTCAGGATAAGGTCCATGCGTAAGAAGACAGGGGTGGTTTATGAAGTCCCGCTGCTTGAGCTTCCGCTTCATATCATTGACAAATACCGGGATGCGGCACCTGACGGAAGACTCCTGCCGATGTACAACAATTCCGATATGAACAGATACCTGAAGCGCATTGCAGTCCTCTGCGGCATTGAACGCCGCATTGTCTTTCACATGGCAAGGCACACCTATGCCACGGAGATAACCCTCTCTCACGGCGTTCCCCTTGAAACGGTAAGCCGTATGCTGGGACATACGCGGATTACCACCACGCAAATCTATGCAAAGGTTACGGACGACAAGATAGATACGGACACCAAATTGTTGAATGACCGCATTGCCGAATGTTTCCCCGTTGTAATTTGA
- a CDS encoding site-specific integrase has translation MTTENNMHPAVRRHRSTFSVLFYINRTKVRKDGSCQLLCKVSIDSKWEQIGTKVSVNPALWNPATGRADGRSENALVVNRAIDDLTERINRHYRRIRGELGFVSAELVKNALKGIGQKPLTLLALFREHNDEFRKRVGVDRTRESWKSYLNSYNHLASFVEERMSRKDVALRSLDKEFYDSFDLYLRKSCHMKAKSVHEHLYRLKKMTMRAVNQGTLRRDPYARLHPELPKRESRHLRLDDLQTILATPVEQPNLWRVRDWFIFSTFTGLAYADLKRLCEDNVTQAADGTWWIHIRRKKTDTPSVIRLLDVPLRIIEKYRNERKDGRIFNLYARNYLIKLTKRLGKEYGINLTFHMARHNFGTHVTLSQGIPIETVSRMMGHKSVTTTQIYAHVTDGKIDEDMKILQKRMQAGNLSLYEQDNENSFLQK, from the coding sequence ATGACAACTGAAAATAACATGCATCCTGCCGTGCGAAGACACCGCAGCACCTTTTCCGTATTGTTCTACATCAATCGCACCAAGGTACGCAAGGACGGTTCCTGCCAGCTTCTGTGCAAGGTCAGTATTGACTCGAAATGGGAGCAGATAGGAACCAAGGTCTCCGTGAATCCTGCCCTCTGGAATCCTGCGACGGGACGCGCGGACGGACGGAGCGAGAATGCCCTTGTCGTCAACCGGGCCATTGACGACCTGACGGAGAGAATCAACCGGCATTATCGCCGTATCAGGGGGGAATTGGGATTCGTGTCAGCCGAACTTGTCAAGAATGCCCTGAAGGGTATCGGCCAGAAGCCGCTTACCCTGTTGGCGCTTTTCAGGGAGCATAATGACGAGTTCCGCAAGCGTGTCGGTGTGGACCGGACAAGGGAGAGCTGGAAGAGCTATCTGAACTCATACAATCATCTCGCATCATTCGTTGAAGAAAGAATGTCGAGGAAGGATGTTGCGCTGCGCAGTCTTGACAAGGAATTCTATGACAGCTTCGACCTCTACCTGAGAAAGTCCTGCCACATGAAAGCCAAATCAGTCCATGAGCACCTGTACCGCCTGAAGAAGATGACGATGCGGGCGGTAAACCAGGGAACCCTGCGCCGTGATCCCTATGCGCGCCTGCATCCCGAACTTCCCAAGCGGGAAAGCCGGCATCTCAGGCTTGACGACCTTCAGACGATACTTGCGACGCCGGTAGAGCAGCCGAACCTGTGGCGTGTTCGGGACTGGTTCATCTTTTCCACCTTCACGGGGCTGGCCTATGCCGACTTAAAGCGTCTGTGCGAAGACAACGTCACGCAGGCCGCGGATGGGACGTGGTGGATACACATCAGGCGCAAGAAGACCGATACTCCCTCCGTAATCCGTCTCCTGGACGTCCCGCTGCGGATTATTGAAAAATACCGGAATGAACGGAAAGACGGGCGCATATTCAACCTCTATGCCCGCAACTACCTGATAAAACTCACGAAAAGGCTGGGAAAGGAATACGGTATCAATCTAACCTTCCACATGGCACGCCATAATTTCGGCACGCATGTCACCTTGTCCCAGGGAATCCCGATAGAAACCGTAAGCAGGATGATGGGACACAAGAGTGTTACGACCACGCAGATCTATGCGCACGTCACGGACGGCAAGATAGATGAGGACATGAAGATTCTTCAGAAGCGAATGCAGGCAGGCAACCTGTCCCTATACGAACAGGACAATGAGAATTCATTTCTGCAAAAGTAA
- a CDS encoding DUF4491 family protein, producing MELYYEGVILAICTFLIIGLCHPLVIKTEYYYGTKPWILYLIVGIACCVGALFIEKVFWSALLGVTGASLLWGIGELFDQKKRVERGWFPMNKDRESEYTRQYDKEIDERKK from the coding sequence ATGGAATTATACTACGAAGGCGTGATTCTTGCAATCTGCACCTTTCTTATTATAGGACTCTGCCATCCTCTGGTTATAAAGACTGAATATTATTACGGCACCAAGCCGTGGATTCTCTACCTTATTGTGGGCATTGCCTGCTGTGTCGGCGCATTGTTCATTGAAAAAGTGTTCTGGTCGGCACTTCTCGGTGTTACTGGTGCATCGCTTCTCTGGGGAATCGGCGAACTCTTCGACCAGAAAAAGCGTGTCGAGCGTGGGTGGTTTCCGATGAACAAGGACAGAGAAAGCGAATACACACGCCAGTACGATAAAGAGATTGACGAAAGAAAGAAGTAG